In the genome of Capricornis sumatraensis isolate serow.1 chromosome 4, serow.2, whole genome shotgun sequence, the window CGACGGTCTTATGGAGAGGTTCATTTTCTCAGACGTCTGGATCCTCGGATCACTTGGAGAAACTACTCAAGATTGATCTGGAGAGTCTACCGTCATCTGATTATAAAGAAGAAGGCCACTCTCAGACGTCACAGTCTTCCTCAGGACCAGCAATAGCTAATCTGCTGCCTGAAAATGTGACAGCATTCCCCTCTACAATGGTGGTGTCTTCTCTGCACACCATCCTGGCCACTCTGAAGTCTCTCTCTGCATCCCTCCCTGCCACCAACACGGCAGTGATGCCACCTCTGACTTGGCAGCCTCGGAGAGCCACCTCCGCCCCAGCCATAGCCACGATCACTAGCACGACCACAACTGCGGTTTCGacttccctctccagggcatcCACGGACTCACGAGGCCCACCCACCACGGTGCCCTTTCGAGACATCGCCAATCTGACTTGGAGCGCGGAGGATGCCAGGGAGTCTGTTACATTTCCTTTGTCAAATGTGGATTCTCCTGCTACAAATAGGACAGCTTCCCAAGAGAATAGGAAGGCCAGTGCAGGCGACCCCTCCCTGGGCAATGCCCCAGGAAGCCAGCAAGGCCTTACCATTGAGCAGTGGCTCCTGATTGGGACTGTGCTCTTCGGGGTCCTCTTTCTTGCCATAGGCCTGGCCCTGTTGGGCAGAATGCTCCTAGAATCCCTCCGCAGAAGACGTTACTCGAGGCTAGATTATTTGATCAATGGCATCTACGTTGACATCTAAAGAGAACACTAGCTGTCTCTTAATTCGTGTAGTTACTGCTAGCCTCACTGCAGCAAGTTTCTGGGGACTTTCTGATCTTCGCAGGATTTTTCAAGTGTTTTGAAGACAGGCAGATGCCTCTTACTGCGTTCTTTTTGCTTGTTCTTTAAAGAGAAAGGGGGCAAAGAAACAGATGGGGTGGCCTGAGTGATCTGTCTCTAAACCATTAGATGAAAACAAAGCTCTACCTAAAGCAATAAAGAATAATTGCCACGTAAATTGGAAAGCGACTGGCTTTTTTACAGAGAAAAAGGGTTAGGATTCCTAGGCTCCATTTCACTAATGTTTCTGGTTCCCGATAAAGTTGACTGTGTATGATATTAATTCTAAtggatttactttcttttttataagaaTTCCAATAAAACTTATTCCAGATGTAGTTTTGTCCAATTAAGTATTTGAATAAATCTTTTGGTACTCAGTAATGTTCCTGTAAATGACACATCCCGTTGGATAACTTTAAATTTATTCCCACCAGCAAAATGATTAAATGATGAAAATATGTGTTCTAAGTtaaaatgacaaccccctcccccccgccttTTCCCATCAGTGAGCAAAAGGGTGTCCTTAGGGAGAATTCTAGCAGAATATTAGCCTGCATGGAGACAATGATAAGTGAGTTCTGATACATGGCCAAATCTACTTTGGGTCTGTTCTAgctaactatttttttttttcagagaaataaaatacacaggCATTTTCTAAACTTAAGTAAGTTTAAAATGTAACAGTATGATTTATAATTCCTTATCTAAACTGGACCAATAGTCAATTTTGGCCTTATTTGGAATAACAATGGAAATAACAGATAACACTTAAAATGACAGGCATTCCCCATTTTATTGTTCTTCATTTTATCACACTTTGCAGTGTGCACACTGCACactgcattttttacaaattgaagatttATGACAACCCTGCTTCAAGCAAGTCTGTTGGCACCATTTTTCAACAGCATGCATTCAGTTCCtgtttctgtgtcacatttttgTTAATTCTCATGATATTTCAGGCTTTTTcataaatattgtattggttctcgGGATCTGTAATTAATGATCTTTGATATTACTGCTATGaattgctgaaggctcagatgatgattAGCATTctttttagcaatattttaatattaagtaaggtgtatactttttttttttagacagtgCTATTGCACTTACTACTCAGCATGGTATAAACGTAACTCTGTAGGCTTTGGGAAACAAAAGAATTTGTGTGACTCATTTTCTTACCGTAGTCACTTTACCGCAGTGATCTGGTACCGAACCCAGAGcatctctgaggtctgcctgcATTATTGAAtgattttattgttgttcagttgctaagtcatatcagactcttttgtgaacccgtggactatagcgtaccaggcttctctgtcctccgctatctcctggagtctgctcaaattcacgtccattgagtcggtgatgctatctaaccatctcatcttccccttctccttttgccttcaatctatctttcccagcatcagggtcttttccaacgagtcagcccttcacttcaggtggcccaagtattggagcctcagcttcagcaatagtccttccagtggatattcaaggttgatttcctttagcatcgactggtttgatcttgcagtccaagggactctcaagagtcttcttcagcaccacagtctgaaagcatgaattctttggctctcttctttatgctccagctctcacatccacacatgattactggaaaaattatagctttgactttacGGACCTTTGATTAGTATGCTGCAATTTTTATTGATTAGTTATGACAGCGTCTGAAGTGAACCTGGGGTAACCAGGAATCCAGGAGGCTGCCTGGGTCACTTTGACACCTCACCTCTCTGAACTTTAATTTACTACCttgcaaagcaagagattttgGTCCCTTCCTGGTGTCGTCAGggtttttaaagttaaaagtgGGATTCATGTGAGAATTTATACAGTGACCGCTAGAGGGCAGTAGCTGGCTAATAAGTAGAGCCCAGGAAGGCAAATGTAGACAAAGACAGAAGCAGGCTTggcttttctcctccctccttcccatcccctTGCCTGgtatcccctccccctcctccctggttTACACTAAGCTCATAAAGCTCATTAAGAGGAAAGCTGGCCTATTGAAAATActacttttcatatattttccaaCTTAACAGCTTGACACAAATCTCCAAGGGGTTTACATAAGCTTTAAGTAGGTTGAATAAATAAAACCTTGACTCAATTtaatttaacaagtatttattgaatatccaCATGTACACCAGAATCAGATTAGTAACTAAGTGCCTTGGAATTTGAACGTTTCTCCTCTTTTTGTTAACAGAATTGGATAGTGAAAATAAGGCTTTCAATGGCTTTTATAAAGGCCTCCTCCTGGTTCTTCTGTAGTTCTCCACCCAGCTTGCAGTCTTTCTTGTGATGGAGAACCTGAATTGGGAACCTGGACAAGAGATGCTATGGGCCACACCTGTGGTTGTGACTGTGAGGGTTTGGATTGTAGGGGAACCGCTGAGCTGAGACATCCTTTCCTGGGAGAAAGAATAGCTCTTCTGACATCATTCTCTGCTTATTAACCCATCACTGTGGGTGAGATGCTGCACTGGGCAGTCAAAGAGGGGAAAAGCCTGCATCTGTTTCCTTTGAAATACCTTTCAGAGTGACTGGCCTATCCAAGCTTCTCGACCAAGTGAACTAAATTTATGTGCCTCTTCTTTTGGTTCAAGCGAAGGAAAGTGACAGCCTAGAACAGATGAGAAGACTAGAAAGGTCCCCCAGCTCAAAGATATCCTCTCTCCATATTTCATCAAGTGACTCACCTAGGTTAAAAAGCAAACTCTCACAAAAGCGAACGAccagggcttttctggtggctcggtggtaaagaacccacctgccagtgcaggagtcctgggttccatccttagtctggaaagatcccgcatgccacggagcaactaatcCGGTGCACCTTGACTACTCAGCCTGTGCGCTGGAgcccagctgctgaagcctgggcATCCTAGAGCtcatgctttgcaacaagagaagccgctacaGTGAGGAGCCCACattccacaaccagagagtagtccccactcgccacagctgGGGAAAGGTCTacgtagcaacgaagacccagcacagccataaacaaacaagcaacaattattttaaaaaagaaagctaaagaaGGATAAAGGAATAAAGGATAAACCTGAAGGATAAAGCCTATGAAGCTTATTGACTCTGGATGAATACCCCTATGTTCTTATTTCTCAGTTCCCCCTGGCCTGAGTGAGGCAGCCTTGAAATCTTTGGCTTCCAGACTGTGGGGGGCACTGTGGATTTTCCTtgcagcaggcagcccagctccaCTTTTGCCTCATTTGTTTATTGGTTGGAAGtgccagattctttcccagccCCTCCTGCAGTTAGGGATAGGCCTGTGACCCTTCTAGCTGAAAGAAAACCTACTGGGGTCTTTTAGGAAAGGTTACCCTCCTTGGTAAGTGAGGCCTGCACAAGGTAAAGAGCCCCTATTTCCTGCTTGGAATGATGCTTATGTGAGGACTTACTACTTGGAGCTACTGCAGCCGTTCTGCCACCATGAAGAAGAAATCCCTAACAAACTGACAGTGAAGAGTGGAATGTGGAAAGAGTCTGGTCCTTGATAAGTTGGTGAAGCAACAGCTCCAACCTGTAACTGCCCACTTCCAATCTTATTCTGTGAAAATAAATCTCTAatatgattgagggcaggaggagaaggggacaacagaggatgagatggttggatggcatcacctactcgatggacatgagtttgggtaaactccaggagctggtgatggacagggaggcctggtgtgctgaggttcatggggtcgcaaacagttggacataactgagcgacttaactgaactgatgtgtactACTTCCAGTCAAATATTCCATTACTTATTAATAAGGAGAGCAAACACTCACAAGATACTTATACTGTATGCCAGGTACCCTTTTACGTATATTAACTCACTTTGTTCCTGTAACAACCTCATGAGGAatttttatcctcattttgcagatgaggaagctgaggcacagaaaggcttAACTGATTTGCCTGAGCTTACTTGCTGggtgaggtcttccctggtggttcagacggtaaagaatctgcctgcaatgcaggagatctgggtttgatccctgg includes:
- the MANSC1 gene encoding MANSC domain-containing protein 1; amino-acid sequence: MFFQGRWILTYTFAIICFLTLRLSTSQNCRTESLEDVVIDIQSSLSKGIRGNEPIHTLTHQDCINSCCSTKNISGDKACNLMIFDTQKKSKLPNCYLFFCPSEEACPLKPAKGLRSYRIIRDFLSLARTDLPSPGVAQENSIFTGGSSRAITLTPQPPTGDSEPTVLWRGSFSQTSGSSDHLEKLLKIDLESLPSSDYKEEGHSQTSQSSSGPAIANLLPENVTAFPSTMVVSSLHTILATLKSLSASLPATNTAVMPPLTWQPRRATSAPAIATITSTTTTAVSTSLSRASTDSRGPPTTVPFRDIANLTWSAEDARESVTFPLSNVDSPATNRTASQENRKASAGDPSLGNAPGSQQGLTIEQWLLIGTVLFGVLFLAIGLALLGRMLLESLRRRRYSRLDYLINGIYVDI